The genomic DNA ATATATACAAAACTGAATATAATGCTCATTTTAGCAAAGAGAATCATGAAAGTTATAAGGTGGTCCTAATAATTTCTGCTCAATTTTGTCCATGCATGTGAGTGTGCACATGACACTTTTTTAAACATTTCCAAGTGCATTATCATGATAaacattttcattttttttttggaacgcCAGGAGCGTCCAGACAACTGGCGGGACAATGCTGGTCCAGCTCAACAGACATTTGCGAGAGCTGCAATTGCCATTTCAAAATTTGAGCCTGTCACAATATGTGCAAGTACCAAGCAGGTATCAGATTGTCTCACATCTGCCACCTTTCAACTGTATGGTAGAAATGCAGAACGCTTTATTATCATACATGTGTTATTCAGTTTCAAATTTTTGTCTCTGGCAGTACCCGTATGTCCACAAGCTGATGGAACATCATACGAACATCAGGGTGATTGAAATAAACATGAACGATTCCTGGTTCCGTGATATGGGACCCACTGTGCGTCACTTAAATCTTTGCCTTCTTCTATTGTCATTTCCAGTCCGATGATTTCGTTTGCTTATAGTGTTCCTGGTTTTCAGTTTATCACTCATAAAGTCGAGTCAGGAATCACAAAACAAACAATAGCAGGGATAGATTGGCAATTTAACGCCTGGGGAGGTATGTTTTTACTAAATTGAACTATACATGATTGCTCTGCACTTTTTTCATACTGCTTATTTCGATTATTGTTTTGCCTGATGATAGTTCTATGCAAGTTTTTTCCACAAATTAGCTTCCTGTTCATGCAAAGGTGCCAATTGTTAATCAGTACTTAACAAAATAACTATTCTTAGTAGCAACCAGCAAGTGATTTCCAAAGGTAGTTGTAAGCTGtggatctgaatctctgatTAATTTGCTCTAGGAAAGCATGGATAGAAGCACTCCTGTTTTTAGAATATGAATTTCTTTAACTTCACAAGCCGATGAGCCCAACGTGAGTTACCTTCTTTTCATAAAATGAGTTTTTTTCCTACTTCTGTCCTGCAGGAATCTATGACGATTGGAGTCTTGACAATGATATTGCCAAGAAAGTAAGCAACTGAGCCCCGCTAAAGAACAAATTGATGTTTGTGCTAGGCTATTTTCCGTACTGGTAACTCACTTTACTCTTTCGGCCATGAATTTCAGATAGTTGAGATTGAGAGGATCCCTAGGTTTTCGCACAAAATGGTTCTCGAGGGTGGAAGCATTCATGTCGATGGAGAAGGTATGTGATGTTTCAGATCTTTGTCGATGAAAAGATAGTTTGTGTCTATCTGTGGTTGTCTTCCTATCTAATGGTCACATTTCATCAGGTACATGCATAACAACCGAAGAATGCTTGCTGGATCCAAACAGAAACCCCAACATGACTAAACTAGAGATAGAGAACGAGCTGAAGGATTTTCTGGGAGTCACAAAGGTCATCTGGATACCTCGTGGACTTTACGGTAAACAAGAAAAGTATTTTGACTGTAAATAATTTTTGTTTCTCACATCTAGACGTTTACTTTGCCTTACTGGCAAATAAGCTTCTGACCGTTCGCCCAGGTGACGAGGACACAAATGGCCACGTCGACAACCTGTGCTGTTTCATTAAACCCGGCGTCATCCTCCTGTCGTGGACGGATGACGAGAAGGACCCCCAGTACGAACGGTCAGCCGAGGCGCTGTCGGTTCTGACCCAATCGGTTGACGCTAAAGGACGGCAGATAGAAGTGGTGAAGATCCACGTCCCGGGGCCCCTGTACATGACGAAGGAAGAGGCGGACGGCGTTCTCTCAACAGTCAGTATCGTTCACAGCTAAACATTACTAGAAGGCTAGAAGCTACTTGCTTGCAGTGCTGATCTCAGCCGTCGCTAAAAGTGGAGAATCTCTGGACGGGGGTTGGGGTTTCAGGG from Setaria italica strain Yugu1 chromosome VII, Setaria_italica_v2.0, whole genome shotgun sequence includes the following:
- the LOC101760066 gene encoding agmatine deiminase, whose amino-acid sequence is MMAKVMEGRPAKMGFRMPAEWEPHEQCWMGWPERPDNWRDNAGPAQQTFARAAIAISKFEPVTICASTKQYPYVHKLMEHHTNIRVIEINMNDSWFRDMGPTFITHKVESGITKQTIAGIDWQFNAWGGIYDDWSLDNDIAKKIVEIERIPRFSHKMVLEGGSIHVDGEGTCITTEECLLDPNRNPNMTKLEIENELKDFLGVTKVIWIPRGLYGDEDTNGHVDNLCCFIKPGVILLSWTDDEKDPQYERSAEALSVLTQSVDAKGRQIEVVKIHVPGPLYMTKEEADGVLSTGHAVAREPGTRLAASYVNFYIANGGIVAPSFGDKWDEEAYKVLQKAFPDREVVMVEGGREIALGGGNVHCITQQQPVRPS